In Wolinella succinogenes DSM 1740, a single genomic region encodes these proteins:
- a CDS encoding ABC transporter permease, with protein sequence MAFWVMLYLSYALPLWLPGDYSSALYASSHVVLNSEQEALLAQSTSSVPTFFEYVTRLLRGDLGRSLAYGSPISTLLLEALPWTLALALSAQIFAFVLGLFLGVEAIFRHGSPLERGLFHALVALESIPEIVLGVGLWLFLALFWGIFPLQGGEEPYSTQKGLARLLELGYYGFLPFLTLTLSYLPSYFLLTRAALLPQMGAPYLKSAATRGIAPSRLRYIHALPNALMPLLTRLTLRLPLMLFGVVLIEGIFSYPGIGSLLLSAIAKRDPALIQAIILLLALLVMLANSALYLLAFRFEPKNLASFKANR encoded by the coding sequence TTGGCATTTTGGGTCATGCTCTACCTCTCCTATGCCCTGCCGCTTTGGCTCCCTGGAGACTACTCAAGCGCACTCTATGCCTCCTCCCATGTGGTCTTAAATAGCGAGCAGGAGGCACTTTTGGCGCAAAGCACCTCCTCTGTTCCGACTTTTTTTGAGTATGTCACTCGGCTTCTTCGTGGGGATTTGGGACGCTCGCTCGCCTATGGCTCTCCTATCTCAACGCTGCTTTTAGAGGCACTCCCTTGGACGCTCGCTTTGGCTTTGAGCGCCCAAATCTTCGCCTTTGTTTTGGGGCTTTTTTTGGGGGTGGAGGCGATTTTTCGGCATGGAAGTCCTCTAGAGAGAGGGCTTTTTCACGCCCTAGTGGCATTAGAATCGATTCCTGAAATTGTGCTTGGTGTGGGGCTTTGGCTCTTTTTGGCTCTTTTTTGGGGAATCTTCCCTCTTCAAGGAGGCGAAGAGCCCTATAGCACCCAAAAGGGTCTAGCACGGCTTTTGGAGCTCGGATATTATGGATTTTTGCCCTTTTTGACGCTCACCCTCTCCTATCTCCCCTCCTATTTTCTTCTCACGCGCGCCGCACTTCTGCCCCAAATGGGCGCGCCCTATCTCAAAAGTGCCGCCACTAGGGGAATCGCTCCTTCGCGCCTTCGCTATATCCACGCCCTGCCCAATGCGCTCATGCCCCTTTTAACACGCTTAACGCTGAGGCTCCCCTTGATGCTCTTTGGGGTGGTGCTTATTGAAGGAATCTTCTCCTATCCCGGGATTGGCTCTCTTTTGTTGAGTGCGATTGCCAAGCGCGATCCCGCCCTCATCCAAGCCATCATCCTTCTTTTGGCTCTCTTGGTGATGCTAGCCAATAGCGCTCTTTATCTGCTTGCCTTTCGCTTTGAGCCAAAGAATCTCGCCTCCTTTAAGGCGAATCGATGA
- a CDS encoding ABC transporter ATP-binding protein: MIDFSLWYEEENHQLLALDHCSLSLQGGFITALVGESGSGKSTLAKSLMGCLPAHAKTQGKIKILGEDWLSLTPQARRERLGKEIAWVPQGGAENLNPLLSLETLLLEILPPQGAQERIKELLPLVGLAKRHLQLYSGEMSGGEAQRALLALALANDPKVVILDEPTGALDQSSRDFIAHALKRLRAQGKAILLITHDLELASTLSDETLILYMGQLLERLPSSKLFDESLHPYTIALARVFPRENRHKDIVKIKGEAPYRLLHRHDTLHTLHQHDHLEHLHLPDSGCLYAPRCTQALPECFTSSPPYQEQENRSWRCFYQGMQELLNLENITHHYGSFQALQGLSLRLLHGEIYSLVGASGSGKSTLAWIAAGVLKPTQGRRTPKEGLRIGMVYQNPLLALSPRLSILESLLEPLRLAKIPPKEAEDQAFELAKAAGLKADLHLLKRYPHELSLGTLQRACIARALANSPELLIADEPTSALDPSVQACVIKTLLELQVERGLSVLFITHHLALARKISDRIGLLHEGKLSYEGSVEECPLFLS; the protein is encoded by the coding sequence ATGATCGACTTTTCTCTTTGGTATGAGGAGGAGAATCACCAGCTCCTCGCCCTTGATCATTGCTCCCTCTCTCTCCAAGGAGGCTTTATCACCGCACTTGTAGGAGAATCAGGCTCAGGAAAAAGCACCCTAGCCAAAAGCCTCATGGGATGTCTCCCCGCCCATGCCAAAACCCAAGGAAAGATCAAGATTCTTGGAGAAGATTGGCTCTCCCTCACCCCCCAAGCTAGACGAGAACGCCTAGGCAAAGAGATCGCTTGGGTGCCTCAGGGTGGAGCAGAGAATCTCAATCCTCTCCTCTCTTTAGAGACCCTTCTTTTGGAGATTCTTCCCCCTCAAGGCGCCCAAGAGAGAATCAAAGAGCTCCTCCCCCTAGTGGGACTAGCTAAGCGCCACCTCCAACTCTATTCAGGCGAGATGAGCGGCGGGGAGGCGCAGAGAGCGCTTTTGGCTTTAGCCCTTGCCAATGATCCCAAAGTGGTGATTTTAGATGAGCCCACAGGGGCGCTCGATCAATCCAGCCGTGACTTCATCGCTCACGCCTTAAAGAGGCTTCGTGCCCAAGGAAAGGCGATCTTGCTCATCACCCACGATCTAGAGCTTGCCTCCACCCTAAGCGATGAGACGCTTATCCTCTACATGGGGCAGCTCCTAGAGCGCCTCCCCTCCTCTAAGCTCTTTGATGAATCGCTCCATCCCTACACCATCGCCCTAGCGAGGGTTTTCCCCAGAGAGAATCGCCACAAAGATATTGTCAAGATCAAAGGCGAAGCTCCCTATCGCCTGCTCCATCGTCACGACACTTTGCACACTTTGCATCAACATGATCATCTAGAGCATCTCCATCTTCCTGATTCGGGCTGTCTCTACGCCCCTAGGTGCACGCAAGCCCTCCCTGAGTGCTTCACCTCTTCTCCCCCCTATCAAGAGCAAGAAAATCGCTCTTGGCGATGCTTCTATCAAGGGATGCAGGAGCTCTTAAACCTAGAGAATATCACCCATCACTATGGTTCCTTTCAAGCCCTCCAAGGGCTCTCCTTGCGCCTTTTACATGGCGAAATTTACTCCTTAGTCGGAGCCTCTGGTTCAGGGAAAAGCACCCTAGCATGGATTGCCGCAGGAGTTCTAAAACCCACCCAAGGGAGGCGCACTCCCAAAGAGGGACTCAGAATCGGGATGGTCTATCAAAATCCCCTCCTAGCCCTCTCTCCTCGACTCTCCATTCTAGAGAGCCTCCTAGAACCCTTAAGGCTGGCCAAGATTCCCCCCAAGGAGGCAGAGGATCAGGCGTTTGAGCTGGCCAAAGCCGCAGGGCTTAAAGCCGACCTCCACCTTCTTAAACGCTATCCACACGAGCTGAGCCTTGGCACACTTCAGCGTGCCTGTATCGCTAGAGCGCTTGCCAATAGCCCTGAGCTCCTCATCGCCGATGAGCCCACCAGCGCCCTTGATCCAAGCGTGCAAGCCTGCGTGATCAAGACCCTCTTAGAGCTTCAAGTGGAGCGAGGTCTTAGCGTGCTCTTTATCACCCATCATCTAGCCCTAGCGCGCAAAATCAGTGATAGAATCGGTCTCTTGCATGAAGGAAAGCTATCGTATGAAGGAAGTGTCGAAGAGTGCCCTCTTTTTCTATCTTAA
- a CDS encoding winged helix-turn-helix transcriptional regulator, translating into MYKIENEAFVCPMEVTLHILNDKWKMFIVYALLDGPRRFKDICEKFPKITQKTISQKLKELEAAHMVNRVVYPQVPPKVEYSLSETGKRIEPMVKAMFDFGVFYAETYGCVE; encoded by the coding sequence ATGTACAAAATCGAAAATGAAGCGTTTGTCTGTCCTATGGAGGTGACGCTCCATATCTTGAATGATAAATGGAAGATGTTCATTGTTTATGCCCTCTTGGATGGGCCTAGGCGTTTTAAAGATATCTGCGAGAAATTCCCCAAAATCACCCAAAAGACGATTTCGCAGAAGCTCAAAGAGCTAGAAGCGGCTCACATGGTCAATCGAGTGGTCTATCCTCAAGTCCCGCCCAAAGTCGAATATTCGCTTAGCGAGACGGGAAAGAGAATCGAGCCGATGGTCAAGGCGATGTTTGATTTTGGTGTTTTTTATGCTGAAACTTATGG
- a CDS encoding AraC family transcriptional regulator yields MPFLEIRLTKESGRIYEEHSHPMLSIGVMLEGETQFFLQGEEFRLQTGMLAVIPPRMAHACNPLPSQTRSYFILHLSLDFCLEIQGRLFNEGGQNLLPLRAPRIFDPMMYQGLTSLIQSLLKGYDSLKGEAFWGWCERFFARYTLEVSSRGDALISEVAEYLEGDVEEASLAFLSKRFQINPYTLERRFKKAYGTTPKRYHTDARLHRLKKLLRQGIPLALCAQYGGFSDQSHFQRFFKRRVALTPREYQLNFVQ; encoded by the coding sequence ATGCCTTTCTTGGAGATTCGCCTCACCAAAGAGAGCGGTCGAATCTATGAAGAGCACTCCCACCCTATGCTCTCCATCGGGGTGATGCTAGAGGGAGAGACACAGTTTTTCCTCCAAGGAGAGGAGTTTCGACTTCAAACAGGGATGCTGGCGGTGATTCCCCCAAGGATGGCGCACGCTTGCAATCCTTTGCCCTCGCAAACAAGAAGCTACTTCATCCTCCACCTATCCCTCGATTTTTGCCTAGAGATTCAGGGGCGACTCTTTAACGAAGGAGGCCAAAACCTCCTCCCCTTGCGCGCCCCTCGGATTTTTGACCCCATGATGTATCAAGGGCTCACTTCGCTCATTCAATCCCTCCTCAAAGGGTATGATTCTCTAAAAGGTGAGGCATTTTGGGGATGGTGCGAACGCTTTTTTGCTCGCTACACTCTAGAGGTCTCCAGCCGAGGAGACGCGCTCATTAGCGAGGTGGCAGAGTATCTGGAGGGAGATGTAGAGGAGGCGAGCCTCGCTTTTTTATCGAAGCGATTCCAGATCAATCCCTACACGCTGGAGCGGCGCTTCAAAAAGGCCTACGGCACCACTCCCAAGCGCTATCACACCGATGCAAGACTCCATCGCCTCAAAAAGCTCTTGCGCCAAGGAATCCCGCTCGCACTTTGCGCCCAATATGGGGGCTTTAGTGACCAGAGTCACTTTCAGCGATTCTTCAAACGGCGCGTGGCGCTCACCCCTAGAGAGTATCAACTCAATTTCGTTCAATAA
- a CDS encoding GDYXXLXY domain-containing protein, which translates to MKKSLLWAGLAGLVMVCAAQWLVLFSQIWRYEKVVSEGKSYYFEVRPIDPYDPWMGRYVALGFEQNRAKEEGEKITESKAYALLEEDEQGLARVKALRAQKPSEAEAFVGVKVGTLDKEGNRRFWLPFDRFYMEEEKAKAAERWLASSKEGEPIVAEVRVLEGKGVIHELFLGEKRLGDVLP; encoded by the coding sequence ATGAAAAAGAGTCTTTTGTGGGCGGGGCTCGCCGGTTTGGTGATGGTTTGTGCAGCGCAATGGCTCGTGCTATTTTCTCAGATTTGGCGCTATGAGAAGGTGGTGAGCGAGGGGAAGAGCTACTACTTTGAGGTTCGTCCTATTGATCCTTATGATCCTTGGATGGGGCGATATGTGGCGCTAGGCTTTGAGCAGAACAGAGCCAAGGAGGAGGGTGAGAAGATCACCGAATCTAAGGCCTATGCTCTTTTGGAAGAGGATGAGCAAGGGCTAGCGAGAGTCAAAGCTTTGAGGGCGCAAAAGCCAAGTGAAGCAGAGGCTTTCGTGGGGGTGAAGGTGGGAACTCTTGATAAAGAGGGCAATCGGCGCTTTTGGCTCCCCTTTGATCGCTTTTACATGGAAGAGGAAAAAGCCAAGGCGGCGGAGAGGTGGCTGGCAAGCTCCAAAGAGGGTGAGCCTATTGTGGCTGAAGTGAGAGTTTTGGAGGGCAAAGGGGTGATCCATGAGCTCTTTTTGGGGGAGAAGAGACTGGGAGATGTTCTTCCCTAG
- a CDS encoding DUF364 domain-containing protein — translation MSLYANLIHQASLIAQHEGLILEDFGTSTTCVYALIRQANQHYIGVALLPQGEGEFTPLCATSCEEVFDQSLDFDPLHRALGLALANAIARYRLGSEKIPLQKGARALLPQKLLELTKEGDEIVFVGNLEPVIKKMRQEGRKPLVFCRQKNRLSDEVHSDIFEYEALASSKIAVITGAALIGSTVDAISAISPKGSVRILAGFSAGVHPSWLSGSGFTHVASMLLEPSIKESLFRHQWEEIFSYPAYFLPIP, via the coding sequence ATGAGTCTTTATGCTAATCTCATCCACCAAGCCTCCCTTATCGCCCAGCACGAGGGGCTTATTTTAGAGGATTTTGGCACCAGCACCACCTGTGTCTATGCCCTTATCCGCCAAGCCAACCAGCACTACATCGGTGTGGCTCTCCTCCCCCAAGGCGAGGGAGAATTCACTCCTTTGTGCGCCACAAGCTGCGAAGAGGTTTTTGATCAATCGCTGGATTTTGATCCCCTCCATAGGGCGCTAGGGCTAGCCCTAGCCAATGCGATCGCCCGCTATCGTCTAGGAAGCGAAAAGATTCCCCTCCAAAAGGGAGCGCGCGCCCTGCTTCCCCAAAAGCTCCTAGAGCTCACCAAGGAGGGCGATGAGATCGTCTTTGTCGGGAATTTAGAGCCAGTGATTAAAAAAATGCGCCAAGAGGGGCGCAAACCTCTGGTCTTTTGTCGGCAGAAGAATCGCCTGAGCGATGAGGTGCATAGCGATATTTTTGAGTATGAGGCACTCGCCTCCTCCAAGATCGCCGTCATCACAGGGGCGGCTCTCATCGGCTCGACCGTGGATGCCATCAGCGCCATAAGCCCTAAAGGGAGCGTGCGCATCCTTGCAGGATTCTCTGCAGGAGTGCACCCTAGCTGGCTTAGCGGTAGCGGCTTCACCCATGTGGCCTCAATGCTCCTAGAGCCCTCCATCAAAGAATCGCTCTTTCGCCACCAGTGGGAAGAGATATTCTCCTATCCTGCCTATTTTCTACCCATCCCATGA
- a CDS encoding LysE family translocator, translating to MRHALLHGHRSAWWSCLGIAMGNGFYIALSFLGHGILGQISWLLPLIELGGALFLIYLGGVLFLSPKPRFGTQGETPRPSLAVGFFWQGLLSALLNPKNTLFYLSVLFTILPPEITPATRIFYGVWMISLLLFWDMGLAYLLGHPSTAARLLPFLHPIQKIVGIALILFGLISLGRGLIPEGLSLFAKENIPLFDAYPSLG from the coding sequence TTGCGCCATGCGCTTCTTCATGGACACCGTAGCGCATGGTGGAGCTGCCTAGGGATCGCCATGGGCAATGGCTTTTATATCGCGCTCAGCTTCCTTGGACATGGGATATTGGGTCAAATTTCATGGCTTTTGCCCCTAATTGAATTAGGAGGGGCGCTCTTTTTGATCTATCTTGGAGGAGTGCTCTTTCTCTCTCCAAAACCTCGCTTTGGCACTCAAGGAGAGACTCCTCGCCCCTCTTTGGCGGTGGGATTTTTCTGGCAAGGCCTCCTCTCAGCCCTCCTCAACCCCAAAAACACACTCTTTTACCTCTCGGTGCTCTTTACGATTCTTCCTCCAGAGATCACCCCCGCCACACGAATCTTTTATGGAGTTTGGATGATCTCCCTCTTGCTCTTTTGGGATATGGGGCTCGCCTATCTTTTGGGTCACCCCTCCACCGCAGCGAGACTTTTGCCTTTTTTGCATCCTATTCAAAAAATAGTCGGAATCGCACTGATTCTCTTTGGCCTCATCTCCCTAGGCCGAGGGCTAATACCAGAGGGCCTCTCCCTCTTTGCGAAAGAGAATATCCCCCTCTTTGATGCATATCCAAGCCTTGGATGA
- a CDS encoding PAAR domain-containing protein has protein sequence MPPAARISDLHLCPMVTPTGMNPIPHLGGPILGPGAPTVLIGSLPAALMGDDCVCVGPTDRIIQGSSTVMICGHPAARQGDATAHGGTIAIGCFTVIIGD, from the coding sequence ATGCCGCCTGCCGCAAGAATCTCCGATCTGCACCTCTGTCCCATGGTAACCCCCACAGGAATGAACCCTATTCCCCATCTCGGAGGACCCATCTTGGGCCCTGGGGCTCCTACGGTTCTCATCGGATCACTCCCCGCGGCTTTAATGGGGGATGATTGCGTCTGCGTGGGGCCAACTGATAGAATCATCCAAGGCTCCTCCACGGTGATGATTTGCGGACACCCTGCCGCACGCCAAGGTGATGCCACCGCCCATGGAGGCACTATCGCCATAGGCTGTTTCACCGTCATCATTGGAGACTAG
- a CDS encoding ABC transporter permease, with protein sequence MRAALFALAAILLLGLIAPYLAPYDPSDFSFTPFESPSLKHPFGINDGGMDIFSEWLYAYRNAILFGLSVASLGVILALLVGILSALWGGWFDWLMLRVGDLLLALPNLLLLILIAAFFQPSSWLLALLLALLSFPLGARVIRAQARITRSSLHVVAASQMGGGSLYLAYRHLLPELLPLALLGALGRFKGAIIAQTTLAFLGLLSPMEKSLGMMIRQAMGFYYLEGFIYWILPPILLLWLLISAFALALFRVEERLNPRLKGAQLA encoded by the coding sequence ATGAGAGCGGCTCTTTTTGCTCTGGCGGCGATTCTGCTTCTTGGATTGATCGCCCCCTATCTCGCCCCCTATGATCCAAGCGACTTCTCTTTCACCCCTTTTGAATCCCCCTCGCTCAAGCACCCCTTTGGAATCAACGATGGAGGGATGGATATCTTCTCTGAGTGGCTCTACGCCTATCGCAATGCGATTCTTTTTGGATTGAGCGTCGCCTCTTTGGGGGTGATTCTCGCTCTCTTGGTGGGGATTTTGAGCGCCCTTTGGGGAGGGTGGTTTGATTGGCTTATGTTAAGAGTTGGGGATCTTCTCCTTGCCCTGCCCAATCTTTTGCTCCTCATCCTCATTGCCGCCTTTTTCCAGCCCTCCTCATGGCTGCTCGCCCTCTTGCTCGCCCTCCTCTCTTTTCCCTTGGGGGCGCGAGTGATTCGTGCCCAAGCCCGAATCACTCGATCCTCTTTGCATGTGGTCGCCGCCTCTCAGATGGGAGGAGGGAGTCTCTATCTCGCCTATCGCCACCTCCTTCCTGAGCTCCTTCCTCTAGCGCTTCTAGGGGCTCTTGGACGCTTCAAAGGGGCGATCATCGCGCAAACCACACTCGCCTTCTTGGGGCTTCTCTCGCCCATGGAGAAGAGCCTAGGGATGATGATACGCCAAGCGATGGGGTTTTATTATCTGGAGGGATTTATCTACTGGATTCTCCCTCCGATTCTGCTTCTTTGGCTCCTTATCTCCGCCTTTGCCCTAGCGCTCTTTAGAGTTGAAGAGCGGCTCAATCCTCGCCTCAAAGGAGCTCAGCTTGCTTGA
- a CDS encoding NAD(P)H-dependent oxidoreductase, whose product MKKTLILLCHPNIAESRLNKALIQAIHGESHVTLHDLYATYKEAKNIDVAKEQALLLAHERIVLQFPLYWFSTPGLLKDWQDRVLEYGFAYGSSGDKLQGKEFKIALTIGSPEYAYQSGAYVQSSLSEILKPIETMAIFTRMLFTPTFAIHRALKISDEELAQKALEYRELLRQEDWTTSHAKYIAS is encoded by the coding sequence ATGAAAAAGACCCTAATTCTTCTATGCCACCCCAACATTGCCGAATCAAGACTCAACAAGGCGCTCATCCAAGCAATCCATGGAGAGTCCCATGTAACCCTTCATGATCTCTATGCCACCTATAAAGAGGCCAAAAATATCGATGTCGCCAAAGAGCAAGCCCTCCTTTTAGCGCATGAGCGCATCGTCCTTCAATTCCCTCTCTATTGGTTTAGCACCCCAGGACTTTTAAAGGATTGGCAAGATCGCGTACTGGAGTATGGATTCGCCTATGGTTCTAGTGGCGATAAGCTCCAGGGCAAAGAGTTTAAGATTGCCTTAACTATTGGCTCTCCAGAATATGCCTACCAAAGCGGTGCCTATGTTCAGTCCTCGCTAAGCGAGATTTTAAAGCCTATTGAGACCATGGCGATCTTCACTCGTATGCTCTTCACTCCGACCTTTGCCATCCATCGCGCCCTCAAAATCAGCGATGAGGAGCTCGCTCAAAAGGCACTAGAGTATCGAGAACTTTTGCGTCAAGAGGATTGGACGACCTCTCACGCCAAATATATTGCAAGCTAG
- a CDS encoding DUF2157 domain-containing protein, whose product MAKAPMGWLEQEAPKWIERGWMDESSLKALLEHYGSQGGAKRSVIILSLFGFLLLGLGLILILAHNWEMMGRSERLLLSAGLLLLGQGAGIYAWKKGGENRALREGAAILWVLLVGASLALIGQTYHLGGEFRDLLWAWMLLGLLIPFLLKADGAALFLLAGITALLLEGHQEGWMEGVSWLALALFGGYYAWRYSMGREGHALALLGWGLALSLSILWAHHHYSHHAVSAIEMVWLHLLFSWILWAVGRELHQGLRLYHRPFEFIGKLGLWVVLLGALPLGGWEALSQEVIPRFLGMENPWILLMGVAYLVFVSFIWWRRKGVEGGWIFEVMPLLWALALGIFLSFGALRAMLFFNLAVVVGAVFMILYASKKEHTSGINEGMAILLVGILIQFLDSHLGLVGKGLAFILVGGAFLLFNLRFRFKNSKESK is encoded by the coding sequence ATGGCTAAAGCGCCGATGGGTTGGCTGGAGCAAGAAGCTCCAAAGTGGATAGAGCGGGGCTGGATGGACGAATCTAGCCTTAAAGCCCTCTTGGAGCACTATGGAAGCCAAGGGGGAGCCAAACGCTCCGTGATCATTCTCTCCTTGTTTGGATTCTTGCTTTTGGGGCTTGGACTCATCTTGATTCTCGCTCACAACTGGGAGATGATGGGTCGAAGTGAGCGCTTGCTGCTCTCGGCGGGACTTTTGCTTTTAGGGCAGGGAGCGGGAATCTATGCATGGAAAAAGGGGGGCGAGAATCGCGCGCTAAGAGAGGGGGCGGCGATCCTTTGGGTGCTTCTTGTCGGGGCTTCTCTTGCACTCATTGGGCAAACCTATCACCTTGGAGGAGAGTTTAGGGATCTGCTTTGGGCTTGGATGCTCCTTGGGCTTTTGATTCCTTTCTTGCTTAAAGCCGATGGTGCCGCTCTTTTTCTGCTGGCAGGAATCACCGCGCTGCTTCTTGAGGGGCATCAAGAGGGGTGGATGGAGGGGGTCTCTTGGTTGGCTCTAGCGCTCTTTGGAGGCTACTATGCATGGCGATACTCTATGGGGCGAGAGGGTCATGCGCTAGCGCTCCTTGGCTGGGGATTGGCGCTCTCTTTGTCGATTCTTTGGGCTCATCACCACTACTCCCATCATGCGGTGAGTGCGATAGAGATGGTTTGGCTCCACCTGCTCTTCTCTTGGATTCTTTGGGCGGTGGGACGAGAGCTTCATCAGGGGCTCCGGCTTTATCATCGACCCTTTGAGTTTATCGGGAAATTGGGGCTTTGGGTGGTGCTTTTAGGGGCTCTGCCTCTAGGGGGTTGGGAAGCGCTTAGCCAAGAGGTGATTCCGAGGTTTTTAGGGATGGAAAATCCATGGATTCTTCTTATGGGGGTTGCCTATCTCGTGTTTGTATCGTTTATCTGGTGGCGCCGCAAAGGAGTTGAAGGGGGATGGATATTTGAAGTGATGCCTCTACTTTGGGCGCTAGCGCTTGGGATTTTCCTCTCTTTTGGAGCCTTGAGGGCAATGCTCTTTTTTAACTTGGCGGTGGTGGTTGGAGCGGTCTTTATGATCCTCTACGCCTCCAAAAAGGAGCACACAAGCGGAATTAATGAGGGGATGGCTATCCTTTTGGTGGGAATCTTGATTCAGTTTCTTGACAGCCACCTAGGACTTGTGGGCAAGGGCTTGGCATTTATTCTAGTGGGGGGCGCCTTTTTGCTCTTTAATCTCAGGTTTCGCTTCAAAAATTCCAAGGAATCCAAATGA
- a CDS encoding ABC transporter substrate-binding protein has protein sequence MAKDWLKKASWLGLLCGALLGAASLEEIRIGDSQGDFGYPNPYQHYPRGPGYVRMSWVFDTLIWKDRSGFRGALAKEWRYDEKNRTFIFLLQPEAKWHDGHSVSAEDVAFTVDYFRRHPYFWVDVSAIERVEVKSPHEVHFHLLRPYSPFLSDIGGTMPILPKHIWAGVENPKTFLSKEAFIGSGPYRYVDFDKVKGSYLYEAFEGYYGGKPKAKRLLYVRSDKPLNALLAGQIHLAGIKPTMQEMIQKNPNLKIIEDEKGWTKKLMINHRRPLLNERSFRQALSYAIDREELIAKSQQGEAYLASLGLLSSDHAFFAPNLPAYAYNPQKAKEILASLGYQPNREGKMEKEGKPLKLQLLTSTITAGGQAGSDRDGEMIQKMLERIGITVELLALESTTLDLRVKNWEFDLAVSGHGGISGDAKILNEMISPNEGAGSVNSARFEGNARLNELLRLQIEEMNPSKRQELVQEIQQLHALELPAIPLYYPKSLTAFDTRLGVEWFYTPGGIAKGIPISQNKRALLP, from the coding sequence ATGGCAAAGGATTGGCTCAAAAAGGCAAGTTGGCTTGGACTTTTATGCGGAGCACTTCTAGGGGCAGCGAGCCTTGAAGAGATTCGTATTGGCGATTCTCAAGGGGATTTTGGCTATCCCAATCCCTACCAACACTACCCCAGAGGGCCTGGGTATGTGCGCATGAGCTGGGTGTTTGACACGCTCATCTGGAAAGATCGCTCAGGCTTTAGGGGGGCATTAGCGAAGGAGTGGCGCTATGATGAGAAGAATCGCACCTTTATTTTTCTGCTTCAGCCAGAGGCGAAGTGGCACGATGGGCATAGCGTGAGTGCCGAGGATGTGGCCTTTACGGTGGATTATTTCCGCCGCCATCCCTACTTTTGGGTGGATGTGAGCGCGATTGAGCGCGTGGAGGTCAAATCGCCCCATGAAGTTCACTTTCACCTCTTGCGCCCCTACTCCCCCTTCCTCTCGGATATTGGCGGGACGATGCCCATCCTCCCTAAACATATCTGGGCGGGCGTGGAAAACCCTAAAACCTTTCTCTCCAAAGAGGCCTTTATTGGGAGTGGCCCCTATCGCTATGTCGATTTTGATAAAGTCAAGGGGAGCTATCTCTATGAAGCGTTTGAAGGGTATTACGGGGGCAAACCCAAGGCAAAACGCCTCCTTTATGTAAGAAGCGATAAACCCCTCAATGCTCTTCTTGCAGGTCAAATTCATCTAGCGGGAATCAAGCCCACCATGCAAGAGATGATCCAAAAAAATCCCAACCTCAAAATCATCGAAGATGAGAAGGGGTGGACTAAAAAGCTGATGATCAACCATCGCCGACCTCTTTTGAATGAGCGTTCCTTCCGTCAAGCCCTCTCCTATGCCATCGATCGAGAGGAGCTCATCGCCAAGTCTCAACAGGGCGAGGCCTATCTCGCCTCTTTAGGATTGCTCTCCAGCGATCACGCCTTTTTCGCTCCTAACCTCCCCGCCTACGCCTACAACCCTCAAAAAGCCAAGGAGATTCTCGCCTCTTTAGGGTATCAGCCCAATCGCGAGGGCAAAATGGAAAAAGAGGGCAAGCCTCTAAAACTCCAGCTTCTCACCTCCACCATTACTGCAGGTGGACAAGCGGGGAGTGATCGTGATGGAGAGATGATCCAAAAGATGCTAGAGAGAATCGGAATCACCGTGGAGCTCCTCGCCCTCGAATCGACCACGCTAGACCTCAGGGTCAAAAATTGGGAGTTTGATCTAGCCGTCTCAGGGCACGGAGGAATAAGCGGCGATGCCAAGATTCTTAATGAGATGATCTCCCCCAATGAAGGCGCAGGCTCTGTCAATAGCGCCCGCTTTGAGGGCAATGCTAGGCTCAATGAGCTCCTTAGACTCCAGATTGAGGAGATGAATCCATCCAAACGCCAAGAGCTCGTCCAAGAGATTCAGCAGCTCCACGCTCTAGAGCTCCCCGCCATCCCCCTCTACTACCCCAAGTCACTCACTGCCTTTGATACAAGGCTTGGAGTGGAGTGGTTCTACACTCCCGGAGGGATCGCCAAGGGGATTCCCATCTCCCAAAACAAACGCGCCCTGCTCCCTTAA